The Cervus canadensis isolate Bull #8, Minnesota chromosome 5, ASM1932006v1, whole genome shotgun sequence genome contains the following window.
CTGGGTCACCTGGACATCCCCCAAACAGCTGGAGTTAACAGTCCCAACTGAGGTCCTCTGCAATTGGAGGGGCTCAGCTCTTTGACATTTATCCTCCAAACAATCATCTTCCTCTTCAATGTTAATATCCTTTAGCTTCTTTTACTCAAGGGTCCTTTTAGTTCCTGTTCTCAtcatcttctcttcttcctcctcctcactaCCACTGCGTcctcctttttcttgttttttaaaaaaatgatgatttatttgtttgtttattggctacactaggtctttgttgctgggtgcaggctttctctagatgtgacgacgagcaggagctactctttaCTGCGATGCACAGGTttgtcattgtggtggctttctctttttgcagagcatgggctctggggcacacaggcttcagtagttgtggcttgtgggttcCAAGCGCAGTcctagtagttgtggcacatgggcttagctgcttcacaagatgtgggatcatcctggaccagggaccgaactcatGTCCCATGAACAGGCAGACAGAATCCAATTtcccaccagagaagttccttttccttcttaaatGGCTTCTGCCTTCTAATACCTTCTGGTTCCTCTACAGCTTTTAATTATGTCTTCTATCAACTCATGACCTCTGCTGTTTCTTGGCCTTTGCTACCCTACCGTCCTCTCTCTACATGTCTTTCTGCTTCGGAGGCATATGATTTACTGTAATCTTATGGCCCCTTGTCAATGATAACATTTGGTTCCTTTATTTATAGAAGGTGCCAGAAAGCACAGGGCCAACTGATAGACCCATATTTTATAGGAATATAGAGCTTATAATATATCTTACATATATAATAACCTTCTAAGAAATACTTTGTCTATTAAATTCATACCTTTATTGTCCCTttaccttaaatttttttcttatgttgtgCTGCTGCTGTTATCATAATACACATATTTATGTTTGCCACTTTAAATCAGTATTGAACCATAGCAGGGTATAAACTACCTCAACCAAATAGCAATCGGTtcaaaaaatctgaagagcatctTTAATATGCCAGGCCTGTCCTGAAGTCTAGGATAAAAGCTGTCAATGGACCTGACCTGATCCTtatggtcaggaaactgagaattAATGGACAAAATGGATAATTAAATAAGTGACaatatcacaggaaaaaaatgtttatataggGCAAATATAGTAGGAAAAGCATTCACATAGAGAACAAAGAAGTCTCAGAATAGCTGGAAAGGCTTCCCAAATGAACATGATGTCATCTAGGCTGCAACCTTCAGGCTGAGGAGGAGAGGTTCTGCTCTAGGGGAAGGCTGAGAGTGTTGTGTGCCCTGGGTGAGGAGAGGAGATCAGCATGGCTAGGACAGTGGGACAATCAGAGATGGCAGTTGGCCAAAAAGGTAAGCAAGGACCAGGTCACATGGGGCCTGGCAAATCAGTCAAAGGAGAAGATTTAACCTTGGAACGTGAAACCTGAAACCATTCGCCAGGAGCTGACAGAATCCAATTTGCActgtaacatttattgagtccttGCTATttttcaggcactgtgctaagtgctctTGGCTACTTCAGGTGGCGCTGTTGTAAGGAATCCActtaccaatgcaagagacgtgggttggatctttgggttgggaggatcccctagaggaggaggCAGCAACCCAGgcccagtattattgcctggagaatcccatggacagaggagcctggtgggctacagtccatggggttgcagagtcaaacacaactgagcaactaagtacacacacacaaacacgtgcacgggctaagtgctttacatgccTGACTTTACTGAATCCTCAAGAATCATATAAAATCACAGGAAGTAAGCACTGTTATTACACCTATTTTacagaagatgaaaatgaagcttAATGAGAGAAATGGATCTGACCAGCTACATACTTCCTAGTCCCAAGGAAACCAGGATTCGAAACCAGGTCTTTTGACTCTAGGCCCCAAGTGCCTAATGCAGTGTGCTGTCACATTCACCTAGAAGTGGCCTGattgacaatgatgatgatgattccaCGGTGTGAggactagagaaggaaatgcagtTTAGGGCGAATGATAAACTCAATTATAAGCATATTGAAATGCCTGCACAAATTCCATGTGGCAAAGGTCACATATATGGCTCTGAACTGGGTGGTTCTGAACTAAAGATTTAGAATTAGGAGTCACGAGCACATGGatgattatctgagccaccacccTGAATGACATGTCCCAGGGAGAATGCGTGGCATAGAACAAAGGAGTCTGGGAGACCCTTATGAGGAacacagaaaggaatgaagaatctgcaaaaaaaagtcttgaggccagagaagtaggagaaaaaatgaaaagccaaagGGAGAGCATATATCAAGAAGAATTAACAGTGCCAAATGTTGCTAAGAGGAAAGTAAGATAAAAGCATGAAGGTATTCATTAGattcagaaataaaatctttGCCCTTAATGGTTTAGGTGACATGGCTGTTGCTGTCCTTTTAGGAAGGTAAGAGGTAAAATGTATTAAAGTGGCTATTAAGGGAAGTGCTAAGTCCTATTAGAGAGGAAAAGGATATTCAGTCCAGATGTCTGCCAGGCAGGGGAAATGAGAATGGACCCTTAGATGAAGATCATTAAGGGAAGAATAGCATTTGGAGGTTAAAGATAAGAGCAAAACCAGGCAGGTTTTAGCCTGAACAGATATAACCAGAGGCAAAAGTCACAAAGCATAAGGCACAGTCAGGAATAGTCCATTAATTCAAATAGGTTGGCTCACACtgcataaagtttaaaaaatagattagaaCCACATTATAAAAAGTCCTGACTAAGGAATATGGAAGTAatgcaaatatttaaatgttttttctcccTGGAAAATTCCTCATTATTCTTTCTCGGCTCACATGCCACCTCTTCCATGTCAAAAAGGACTAACTTTTCTGTATGTGCTTAAGTTACTTTTTATTCATATCTCTTGAATGATAATGCATTTTACTCAGCAATTCATGTAACATATGTGCCCAAGAAACATTTTCTGAACAAACGAAAACACACATAATTACATTAGAGTCATACATTATGAAGACCAACTGTTAAATGTGTGCAATATGGATTAGCAAAGACGACACCAGAGGCAGACCAGTGAGAAAGCCTGGAAGACTGAAAAGACCCCACTGAATGGGGCCACTGTTGGAAATGTAGGAAGTTTCTCTAAGAGATGCTTCCAAGGCAATATCATAGAATTTGGTGACTGAATGAAATGGAGAGGAGCataagacaaatatttttttttaaacttaaaaaaaaaatataccctGGACTCAGTAATTAGATTTGGAAATATATCCTAATGAAATAATTAGAGATGTACACACACTTTGGCATTATCTTATAAGAGTGGAAAACTGGAAACCGTTTTAACTGAATAATAGAGGCCTCATTAAATAAAGTGGTACCTCTATCTGATGAAGCCCCATGCATACATTAACACAGCATACTTATAAAAAATTATGTAAGAATGGGCTCACTGCAGTGCCGACTCCGGTGCCGCCGCTGCCCGcgaagccgccgccgccgcacgaCGCCCGCCACCGCCCCTgccccgccgccgcctccgcctcGGGACCGGCTGTATGGTTAGGCCACAATCTTCAATGAGTAGACATATTCCTCAGTTCTGTGGTGTTCTCGGTCACACATTTATGGAGTTTCTGAAGGGCAGTGGAGATTACTGCCAGGCACAGCACGACCTCTATGCAGACAAGTGAACTGCAGAAATTCATTACTGCTCAACCAAGAAGCCCCTGTAAGACTGGTTAACCTGGACACAGAAGTGTTGAATTGAAATCCACAGAGCATTTTTTTACAAGAGTTCTGATCTGGATGGGGTAAACCTCAGTGCACTTCCTTTCTATTGCCTCAGTATTACTGGATTGAAGAATTGCTGCTTCTTGTTAagaggttcattcattcattactcCCAACTTCATACTTAAAAGCACTGAGAATTTCAAGTGGAGTATATTGAAGTTGACTGCGTTTCTTTGCATCATTTctgtattcaattttttaaattctttcatatCCCTATTGAGTGTTTTTTAACTAAATTAACATGGCTCGAATGAACCGCCCAGCTCCTGTGGAAGTTACGTACAGGAACATGAGATTTCTTATTACACACAACCCAACTAATGCAACGTTAAGCAAATTTATAGAGGAACTTAAGAAGTATGGAGTTACCACAATCGTAAGAGTATGTGAAGCAACTTATGACACTACTCTTGTGGAGAAAGAAGGCATCCATGTTCTCGATTGGCCTTTTGATGATGGCGCACCACCATCTAACCAAATTGTTGATGATTGGTTAAGTCTTGTGAAGATTAAGTTTCGTGAAGACCCTGGTTGTTGTATTGCTGTTCATTGTGTTGCAGGCCTTGGCAGAGCTCCAGTGCTTGTTGCCCTAGCATTAATTGAAGGTGGAATGAAATATGAAGATGCAGTACAGTTCATAAGACAAAAGCGACGAGGAGCTTTTAACAGCAAGCAACTTTTGTATTTGGAGAAGTATCGTCCTAAAATGTGGCTGCGCTTCAAAGACTCCAATGGGCATAGAAACAACTGTTGCGTTCAGTAAAACCAGGGTGCATGATGCCATTGCTTGGAAGTGGAACCTGAGACACGATGGAATTTGTCATACATAGCAGATAGCCCAGTTGACTTGGTGAATAAGTCTGATGAAGCTTCCATAGGAGTGTTGAAAAGCAGTTTTACCAGGCCACAGGCCTGGCAGAATTGCAGTCTCTGTTCAGGTTATGATCAACCTATTTGAATACTAGTAAAGAATTCTTGCTGTTCAGCATTAATATGTGCTTATAATTTGTACCAGTTGACCTTTcctgaaatcatgcagtattgaGTCATGTCATTAAATCTGTTTCCATGCCAGAATCTTACCAATAcgtaagaaatttagaaaaactaGGTGCCAAAATACCCAGCACAATACTTGTATATTTTTAGTATCATATAGAACAAATCCCAGGAACTATGAACACTCTGGACCTTATGTGGTTTATTCCTTGCATCATTTCAAACATAGTAGGGCCTATGAGGTTTGTTTGCTCACAATATGTTTACATTTCCCACATTCATACCAGTATGCATCAGATTTGCTCCCTTTTTAATTAACCAAGTCTTACAGTGATTATTTAATATCTTTCTATAAATCTCATTTTATGTTGTAGAAGGCCTCCATTTTGAAAATCTACATTGTACAGAAGCACATGTCTTTAATGTCTCCAGACAAAAGCCTTACAGTTCATTTTAATGTTTGCACTTTGGGGTGCAACTTACAGGGAGGGGCTGAAAAAAGAATGGGAGGGGGCTATTAAGTATTTTTAGTAAAATGTTGCCTTTGTCTTGTGCAGAACATGTAGAATATACGCtttaatttagtaaatatttttttaaaaggtagaaatacTTTGTTACTGTAACTAAAATAATTCTTAAtcaaaatttctgaaattcttgtaattttttttcatacttacTGAAGTTGTTTACCGACTTAGTTTTGTTTGAAGTGTGATTCCC
Protein-coding sequences here:
- the LOC122441900 gene encoding protein tyrosine phosphatase type IVA 1-like produces the protein MARMNRPAPVEVTYRNMRFLITHNPTNATLSKFIEELKKYGVTTIVRVCEATYDTTLVEKEGIHVLDWPFDDGAPPSNQIVDDWLSLVKIKFREDPGCCIAVHCVAGLGRAPVLVALALIEGGMKYEDAVQFIRQKRRGAFNSKQLLYLEKYRPKMWLRFKDSNGHRNNCCVQ